A single window of Candidatus Omnitrophota bacterium DNA harbors:
- a CDS encoding PAS domain S-box protein, with translation QGVLKRQMEFVLGATGTGLDIIDSEYNVKYVDPEWAKQYGDYHGRKCYEYFMGANDICQGCGVARALVTKKTVVTEEILAKEGNKVIQVTSIPYQDEHGNWLVAEVNVDITALKTTQRDLERNQRQLEAILNNIPDMAWLKDEKSRFIAVNEAFSLACGVSPDDLLGKTDIDIWSRGLAKKYREDDKQVMEARAGKCIEEPLITKDGREIVIETIKTPIFNDNDEVIGTTGIARDITDRKKTEERLRESEEEYRTLFDSAADLIAVINVDGTVLDVNRKFEVDSGYSQEEIIGKDILKTGVITHRSIDKVKSAFRAIIKGKGNEVFEIEGINKNGDLVPYELRVVPIRKDNRTVEIQAVLRNIAERKQAERAIHESEEKYRNVVEMAQDGICVIQNRKMVYANPQLAALLAMPADKIVGNDFTRFLDSADEDSVSKKYEKLISGSDSIQRYELSGVNMRGEPLEVEISSCFITYENEPAALVFIHDIRDRKLSERRVEEARNYLDKIINSIADPIFVKDEEHKWILMNNAMCDFMGYKREELLGKSDYDFFPKEEADVFWEKDQWVFDSGKENVNEEKFTDAVGVTHTIRTKKTLYVDRKGKKILVGIIRDITQIREVSDDLSRQKTLLAGIIENIPHFVFWKNRESVYAGCNPKFAKVAGFNSPEEVVGKNDYDMPWKKEEADHYRSVDKNVMDGGRPVLDMEESQRQADGKEATLLMSKVPLFDGGGNVTGVLGIYADITERKSLEDLLRLSEMKYRTIFENTGTAMIIIDAGMNVVMANSEFEKLLGYSKRETENIKTVMDFICEEYKEEVKEYHRLRGIDPNSVPRNYEVGALTSGGERKELYLTVALIPDTDRTVVSFLDVTELKNNEAELKKQKDLLDKTNHALEHKLRELQDAISHIKRLEGLVPICANCKKMLVEGKNSSEPESWIPLEKYISERTDASFTHGLCPACIEKLYGDIKRNRKGQ, from the coding sequence CAGGGCGTACTGAAAAGACAGATGGAATTCGTGCTTGGCGCCACGGGTACAGGGCTGGATATAATAGATTCTGAATACAACGTCAAATATGTCGATCCGGAATGGGCCAAACAGTATGGCGATTACCATGGCAGGAAGTGCTATGAGTATTTTATGGGGGCCAATGACATCTGCCAGGGATGCGGGGTCGCCAGGGCCTTGGTGACGAAGAAGACGGTCGTGACAGAGGAAATACTGGCCAAAGAGGGCAACAAGGTGATACAGGTCACCAGCATCCCCTACCAGGATGAACATGGGAACTGGCTGGTCGCGGAGGTCAACGTGGATATCACCGCTCTTAAGACCACGCAGCGAGACCTGGAACGCAACCAAAGACAACTTGAGGCCATCCTGAACAATATTCCCGATATGGCGTGGCTAAAGGACGAAAAGAGCCGTTTTATCGCCGTGAACGAAGCCTTTAGCCTCGCGTGCGGGGTATCCCCGGATGACCTTTTGGGGAAGACTGACATCGATATATGGTCACGCGGCCTGGCGAAAAAATATCGCGAGGACGACAAGCAGGTGATGGAAGCGCGCGCGGGGAAATGCATAGAAGAACCACTTATAACAAAAGACGGAAGGGAAATAGTCATTGAGACCATAAAAACACCTATTTTCAATGACAATGACGAGGTCATCGGGACTACGGGTATAGCCAGGGATATAACCGACAGGAAAAAGACCGAAGAAAGGCTTCGTGAGAGCGAAGAGGAGTACAGGACCCTTTTCGACAGCGCGGCTGACCTTATCGCGGTAATAAACGTGGATGGTACGGTGCTTGACGTCAACAGGAAATTCGAGGTCGATAGCGGTTATTCGCAGGAAGAGATCATCGGTAAGGATATCCTCAAGACAGGTGTTATAACACACAGGTCCATAGACAAGGTGAAGTCCGCTTTCCGCGCGATAATAAAGGGAAAGGGCAATGAGGTTTTTGAGATCGAAGGTATAAACAAGAACGGCGACCTAGTCCCCTATGAGCTTCGCGTGGTGCCTATAAGGAAAGATAACAGGACGGTAGAGATACAGGCGGTACTCAGGAATATCGCTGAGAGAAAACAGGCGGAAAGAGCGATACATGAGAGCGAGGAGAAATACCGGAACGTGGTAGAGATGGCGCAAGACGGGATATGTGTTATCCAGAACCGTAAGATGGTCTACGCTAACCCCCAACTCGCGGCGCTCCTGGCAATGCCGGCCGATAAGATAGTCGGGAACGATTTCACGCGGTTCCTTGATTCGGCGGATGAAGACAGCGTCAGCAAAAAATATGAAAAACTGATCAGCGGGTCGGATAGTATACAGAGATATGAGCTGAGCGGTGTGAACATGCGGGGAGAACCGCTGGAAGTGGAAATAAGCAGCTGTTTTATAACATACGAGAACGAGCCCGCGGCACTTGTGTTCATACATGATATAAGGGACCGGAAGTTGTCGGAAAGGCGTGTCGAGGAAGCCCGTAATTACCTGGATAAGATAATAAATTCCATCGCCGATCCCATATTCGTTAAGGATGAGGAGCACAAGTGGATACTCATGAACAACGCCATGTGCGATTTCATGGGCTATAAGAGAGAGGAGCTCCTGGGCAAGTCGGATTATGATTTTTTCCCGAAAGAAGAGGCCGATGTTTTCTGGGAAAAAGACCAGTGGGTCTTCGATTCGGGCAAGGAGAATGTCAATGAAGAGAAATTCACTGACGCTGTGGGAGTAACGCATACTATTCGCACGAAAAAAACGCTGTATGTCGACCGGAAAGGCAAGAAGATACTTGTCGGTATAATAAGAGATATTACGCAGATAAGAGAGGTCTCGGATGACCTGAGCCGGCAAAAGACGCTCCTCGCCGGGATAATCGAGAACATACCGCATTTTGTTTTCTGGAAGAACAGGGAGAGCGTATACGCGGGATGCAACCCGAAGTTCGCCAAGGTGGCGGGGTTCAACAGCCCGGAGGAAGTGGTCGGCAAGAACGACTATGATATGCCCTGGAAAAAGGAAGAGGCGGATCATTACAGGAGCGTGGACAAGAACGTGATGGACGGCGGCCGTCCGGTACTTGACATGGAAGAATCGCAAAGGCAGGCTGACGGGAAAGAGGCCACCCTCCTTATGAGCAAAGTGCCGCTCTTCGACGGCGGCGGGAACGTGACGGGGGTACTCGGTATATACGCGGATATCACCGAGAGGAAATCGCTAGAGGACCTCTTAAGGCTTTCGGAGATGAAATATCGCACGATATTCGAGAACACGGGTACGGCCATGATCATAATCGACGCGGGGATGAACGTTGTGATGGCGAACTCTGAGTTCGAGAAGCTTCTGGGTTACTCAAAACGCGAGACCGAGAATATTAAAACGGTAATGGATTTCATCTGCGAAGAGTATAAGGAAGAGGTCAAGGAATACCACCGTTTGCGTGGCATCGACCCGAATTCCGTGCCGAGGAATTACGAGGTAGGGGCCCTGACAAGCGGAGGGGAACGGAAAGAACTGTACCTCACCGTCGCGCTTATCCCGGATACGGACAGGACGGTGGTGTCTTTCCTGGATGTCACGGAGCTGAAGAACAATGAGGCTGAACTTAAAAAACAGAAAGACCTCCTGGATAAGACGAACCACGCCCTTGAACACAAATTAAGGGAGTTGCAGGACGCTATAAGCCATATTAAGCGCCTGGAAGGGCTTGTGCCCATATGCGCGAACTGTAAAAAAATGCTTGTTGAAGGTAAGAATTCCAGCGAACCGGAATCGTGGATACCTCTGGAAAAGTATATATCCGAACGTACTGACGCGAGTTTCACGCATGGCCTCTGTCCGGCGTGCATAGAGAAGCTCTACGGGGACATAAAGCGCAACAGGAAAGGCCAGTGA